From Humisphaera borealis, the proteins below share one genomic window:
- a CDS encoding RNA polymerase sigma factor: protein MCDVLSEADAELLWLVYSENLTHDEVAVMFGVSRPAVTKKVLRIQEYLKDTGAEVDFSPYAFWFELPDELHTFKPHPYERPKVRRTKPPEPAGEVDERRLLHLISTRCHPSDRDDARQIAEIARLEGDDPCRAVDRFRKRANRIRRTTKGSGALKKYVAAQSSEHTGPIDGRRGKKTCWQAGCRDDS from the coding sequence ATGTGCGACGTGCTGTCCGAGGCGGACGCCGAACTGCTGTGGCTGGTCTACAGCGAGAACCTGACCCACGATGAGGTCGCGGTCATGTTCGGCGTCAGTAGGCCGGCGGTGACAAAGAAGGTGTTGCGGATACAGGAATACCTGAAGGACACGGGCGCTGAGGTCGATTTCAGCCCTTACGCGTTCTGGTTCGAGCTGCCGGACGAGCTGCATACGTTCAAGCCACATCCATACGAGCGACCCAAGGTCCGGCGGACAAAGCCACCCGAGCCGGCGGGCGAAGTAGACGAGCGGAGACTTTTGCATCTTATATCAACGCGGTGCCATCCATCGGACCGCGACGATGCAAGGCAGATAGCCGAAATCGCTAGGTTAGAGGGTGACGACCCTTGCCGGGCGGTTGATCGGTTCCGAAAGCGGGCAAACCGGATACGCCGCACGACGAAGGGGAGCGGTGCCCTAAAGAAGTACGTTGCCGCACAAAGCAGCGAACACACCGGACCAATCGACGGCAGGCGGGGAAAGAAGACGTGCTGGCAGGCTGGATGCCGAGACGATTCCTGA
- a CDS encoding helix-turn-helix domain-containing protein, protein MVDSETILKRMNTLLEQIATATASPLRTADEAAEYLRVSRRTLHGLPVPRCKVGGQIRYDVADLNEYIAKSKA, encoded by the coding sequence GTGGTTGATAGCGAAACCATCCTGAAGCGGATGAACACCCTGTTGGAGCAGATCGCCACGGCGACCGCTTCACCCCTTCGGACCGCCGACGAAGCCGCCGAATACCTGCGCGTGTCACGGCGGACGCTCCACGGCTTGCCGGTTCCGAGGTGCAAGGTGGGCGGTCAGATTCGCTACGACGTGGCGGACCTAAACGAATACATCGCGAAATCGAAGGCATGA
- a CDS encoding AAA family ATPase produces MIAEALKDAVRYDEYGNRIYRKKPTEPADTIRAVSLGELLRDHPELRRPVIHGVAREGEIINVIAGPKVGKSWLVYDLLLSVAAGVPWLARFTCERRRVLLIDNELAEPTIANRIPKVVDAKGMDLSDVAGFLEVVSLRGKLKDIFAIERFLATVEPGTYGLVVIDAFYRALPIDTDENANGDITALYNVAAGMAERLKCALVFIHHASKGNQSGKGVTDVGSGAGSQSRAADAHIVLRPHAVDGAVVMEAVVRSFAPVQPLCLRWEFPKFIPADDLDPSELKMPGPKRKRKEDTGDADPSETQIVWTPAKFAETFLNEEPKSKDQIVTAAEVVDISERKAFRWLNAAVDAGLAYRWEFAGKGKPVKFATIAQPVTRVTE; encoded by the coding sequence ATGATCGCGGAGGCTCTCAAAGACGCCGTTCGTTATGACGAGTACGGCAACCGCATCTATCGCAAGAAGCCTACCGAGCCCGCAGACACCATTCGCGCCGTTTCCCTTGGGGAGTTGCTACGTGACCACCCCGAACTGCGGCGACCCGTCATCCACGGCGTGGCGCGTGAGGGTGAGATTATCAACGTCATCGCCGGGCCGAAGGTCGGAAAGTCGTGGCTGGTCTATGACCTGCTGTTGTCAGTGGCGGCAGGCGTGCCGTGGCTTGCCCGGTTCACCTGCGAGCGACGCCGGGTTCTGCTGATCGACAACGAATTAGCCGAGCCGACGATTGCCAACCGTATACCGAAGGTCGTCGACGCTAAGGGCATGGACCTGTCAGACGTCGCCGGATTCCTGGAAGTGGTGAGCCTGCGGGGCAAGCTAAAGGACATCTTCGCCATCGAGCGATTCCTGGCGACGGTCGAGCCCGGCACCTATGGGCTGGTCGTCATCGACGCGTTCTATCGCGCCTTGCCAATCGACACCGACGAGAACGCCAATGGTGATATCACGGCGCTCTACAACGTCGCCGCAGGTATGGCGGAGCGGTTGAAGTGTGCCCTGGTTTTTATTCATCATGCGAGCAAGGGCAACCAATCGGGCAAGGGTGTTACCGACGTTGGCAGTGGTGCAGGTTCGCAAAGCCGAGCAGCGGACGCCCATATCGTCCTTCGCCCGCATGCCGTTGACGGCGCGGTTGTCATGGAAGCCGTGGTCCGATCCTTCGCCCCGGTTCAACCCTTGTGCCTGCGGTGGGAGTTTCCCAAGTTCATCCCCGCCGACGACCTTGACCCCTCCGAATTGAAGATGCCGGGACCGAAGCGGAAGCGGAAAGAGGACACCGGCGACGCCGATCCGAGCGAGACACAAATCGTCTGGACCCCGGCGAAGTTTGCCGAGACGTTCCTAAATGAGGAACCGAAGTCGAAAGACCAAATCGTAACGGCGGCGGAAGTGGTGGACATCTCCGAACGCAAGGCATTCCGATGGCTCAACGCGGCAGTCGATGCCGGTCTTGCCTACCGCTGGGAGTTCGCCGGAAAAGGCAAGCCCGTAAAGTTTGCGACCATAGCACAACCAGTAACGAGGGTTACAGAATGA